Proteins from one Plodia interpunctella isolate USDA-ARS_2022_Savannah chromosome 3, ilPloInte3.2, whole genome shotgun sequence genomic window:
- the LOC128683819 gene encoding uncharacterized protein LOC128683819, producing the protein MATCISPYREMLIKMINAYRKERCLWDITHKDYNSKCIRQEAIDKLLKILRTMEPCADRPDVQKKINSLRTTYRKERKKVVHSLVYNKVVYEPKLWYYNYLTFLDDDNIDGHNDENSDGDVQEIGSEDHHGTDEQDTAMFIIRKSESPQHVEYEESESESNHQLPSSSKRATKRTIDETLTSNVVKLVDKCLKKFKDDDEDRHDIFCKSIAAKMRYLDHKQFILAEKLINDIMYEAESGNLTTEFKLARTDIS; encoded by the exons ATGGCCACATGTATTTCTCCATATCGTGAAATGctgataaaaatgataaatgcGTATAGAAAAGAACGTTGCCTGTGGGATATAACTCATAAAGACTATAATTCTAA aTGTATCAGACAAGAAGCTATAGATAAACTTCTGAAAATACTCAGAACAATGGAGCCGTGTGCTGACCGACCTGATGTCCAAAAGAAGATAAACTCATTAAGGACAACATATAGAAAAGAAAGGAAGAAAGTGGTACACTCATTAGTGTATAACAAAGTAGTGTATGAGCCAAAACTGTGGTATTACAATTACTTGACGTTTTTggatgatgataatattgaTGGTCACAATGACGAGAACAGTGACGGAGATGTCCAAGAAATTGGTAGTGAAGATCATCATGGTACAGACGAACAAGATACAGCtatgtttataataagaaaaagtgAAAGTCCGCAACACGTAGAATATGAGGAATCG GAAAGTGAAAGTAATCATCAACTGCCGTCGAGCAGCAAACGTGCGACTAAAAGGACCATAGACGAAACACTTACAAGCAATGTTGTTAAATTAGTAGATAAGTGTCTAAAGAAGTTCAAAGATGATGACGAGGATCGCCACGACATCTTCTGCAAGTCCATTGCTGCGAAAATGAGATATTTAGAtcacaaacaatttattttggcgGAGAAATTGATAAATGACATTATGTATGAAGCTGAATCGGGAAATCTAACTACGGAATTTAAACTGGCGCGGACGGACATATCTTAg